From Aedes albopictus strain Foshan chromosome 1, AalbF5, whole genome shotgun sequence, one genomic window encodes:
- the LOC115259492 gene encoding endoplasmin — MKYLLLLIVGVFLFAGISTVRADDDADIEDLPVVEMNLGASKEGSRTDAEAVQREEEAIKLDGLNVAQMKELRDKSEKFTFQAEVNRMMKLIINSLYRNKEIFLRELISNASDALDKIRLLSLTEPGVLDSNSNLEIKIKADKDGKVLHIIDTGIGMTKQDLVNNLGTIAKSGTADFLSKMQETKTETQDVNDMIGQFGVGFYSAFLVADRVVVTTKHNDDVQYIWESDAASFSIVEDPRGNTLQRGSQISLHLKEEAQDFLEEDTVKQLIKKYSQFINFPIYMWTSKEVEEEVPVEEEVTEKPEKKDEDATEEEDGKVEEEAEDEKPKTKKIKKTVWDWEVMNDSKPIWTRKPNDVTDDEYTEFYKSLTKDTSDPLTHTHFVAEGEVTFKSLLFIPKVQPSESFNKYGTKSDNIKLYVRRVFITDEFNDMMPNYLNFIRGVVDSDDLPLNVSRETLQQHKLIKVIKKKLVRKALDMIKKLDKETYDKFWKEFSTNVKLGIMEDPSNRSRLAKLLRFQSSNSKSSKEYTSLADYVSRMKPKQEHIYFIAGSSRAEVEKTPFAERLLSRGYEVLYLVEAVDEYSISALPEFDGKKFQNIAKEGFILNESEEAKAKFDELKTEFEPLLKWLNDVALKDKIAKALVSERLSNSPCALVASMFGWTGNMERLALANAHQKTDDPQRQYYLNQRKTLEINPRHPLMRELLRRVEADSDDVVAKDMAVLMFNTATLRSGFQLPETADFADSIERMMRQTLGVSQDEQPEPEEFVEEDTGADSKDDEEEEVNADDDAEHDEL; from the exons GAATCTCCACCGTCCGTGCGGACGATGATGCCGACATCGAGGACCTCCCGGTCGTCGAGATGAACCTGGGTGCCTCCAAGGAGGGTTCCCGAACCGATGCCGAAGCAGTACAGCGCGAAGAGGAAGCCATCAAACTGGACGGGCTGAACGTGGCCCAGATGAAGGAACTGCGCGATAAGTCGGAAAAGTTCACCTTCCAGGCGGAGGTCAACCGGATGATGAAGCTGATCATCAACTCGCTGTACCGCAACAAGGAGATCTTCTTGCGTGAGTTGATTTCCAACGCTTCGGATGCGCTGGACAAGATCCGTCTGCTGTCGCTGACCGAACCGGGCGTGCTGGACTCGAACAGCAACTTGGAGATCAAGATCAAGGCCGACAAGGATGGCAAGGTGTTGCACATTATCGACACCGGTATCGGTATGACGAAGCAGGATCTGGTCAACAATCTGGGTACGATCGCCAAGTCCGGAACCGCCGATTTCCTCTCGAAGATGCAAGAGACCAAGACAGAGACCCAGGATGTCAACGACATGATTGGACAGTTCGGTGTCGGTTTCTACTCGGCTTTCCTGGTTGCTGACCGCGTGGTCGTGACCACCAAGCACAACGATGATGTCCAGTACATCTGGGAATCGGATGCCGCCAGCTTCAGCATCGTCGAAGATCCTCGAGGAAACACTCTGCAGCGCGGTTCGCAGATCTCTCTGCACCTGAAGGAAGAGGCccaggacttcttggaggaagacACCGTCAAGCAGCTGATCAAGAAGTACTCGCAGTTCATCAACTTCCCGATCTACATGTGGACCAGCAAGGAAGTCGAGGAGGAAGTTCCAGTTGAAGAAGAGGTCACCGAGAAGCCCGAAAAGAAGGATGAGGATGCCACCGAAGAGGAAGACGGAAAGGTCGAGGAAGAAGCCGAGGACGAGAAGCCAAAGACGAAGAAGATCAAGAAGACCGTTTGGGATTGGGAGGTCATGAACGACAGCAAGCCAATCTGGACGCGTAAACCGAACGATGTAACGGACGATGAATATACGGAATTCTACAAGAGCTTGACCAAGGACACTTCTGATCCGCTGACGCACACTCACTTCGTCGCCGAAGGTGAAGTGACCTTCAAGTCGTTGCTGTTCATCCCCAAG GTTCAGCCATCGGAGAGTTTCAACAAGTACGGCACCAAGTCGGACAACATCAAGCTGTACGTCCGCCGGGTGTTCATCACCGACGAGTTCAACGACATGATGCCCAACTATCTGAACTTCATCCGGGGTGTCGTCGACTCGGACGATCTGCCGCTGAACGTTTCCCGCGAAACCCTCCAGCAGCACAAGCTGATCAAGGTCATCAAGAAGAAGCTCGTCCGCAAGGCGCTGGACATGATCAAGAAGCTGGACAAGGAAACGTACGACaagttctggaaggaattctccaccaACGTCAAGCTGGGAATCATGGAAGACCCCAGCAATCGGTCCCGTCTGGCCAAGCTGCTCCGGTTCCAGTCGTCCAACAGCAAGAGCTCCAAGGAGTACACCAGTCTGGCCGATTACGTCTCTCGGATGAAGCCCAAGCAGGAACACATCTACTTCATTGCCGGATCTAGCCGTGCCGAGGTCGAGAAGACTCCCTTCGCCGAACGCCTGCTCTCGCGTGGCTACGAAGTCCTGTACCTGGTCGAAGCCGTTGACGAGTACTCCATCTCCGCTCTGCCCGAGTTTGACGGCAAGAAGTTCCAGAACATTGCCAAGGAAGGTTTCATCCTGAACGAGTCCGAGGAAGCCAAGGCCAAATTTGACGAACTGAAGACCGAATTCGAACCGCTGCTGAAGTGGTTGAACGACGTCGCCCTGAAGGACAAGATCGCCAAGGCCCTGGTCTCGGAACGTCTGTCCAACTCGCCTTGTGCCCTGGTTGCGTCCATGTTCGGCTGGACCGGTAACATGGAACGTCTGGCTCTGGCCAATGCCCACCAGAAGACTGATGACCCACAACGGCAGTACTACCTGAACCAGCGCAAGACCCTCGAAATCAACCCTCGGCATCCGCTGATGCGCGAGTTGCTCCGTCGAGTGGAAGCCGATTCCGATGACGTTGTGGCCAAGGATATGGCCGTCCTGATGTTCAACACCGCCACCCTGCGGTCCGGATTCCAGCTGCCAGAAACGGCCGACTTTGCCGACAGCATCGAGCGGATGATGCGCCAGACTTTGGGAGTCTCGCAGGACGAACAACCGGAACCGGAGGAATTCGTCGAGGAGGACACCGGCGCGGACTCCAAGGATGATGAGGAAGAAGAAGTTAACGCCGACGATGATGCCGAGCATGACGAACTGTAA